The DNA region TTGATGATGATTCTAAGACGGTTGTTCTAGAGGCTGCTCTTTTTGATGGCAAGTCTATCCGCAAAACTTCCAGTCGCCTAAACCTCCGATCAGAATCCTCCTCTCGCTTTGAAAAGGGGATCAACATAGCGACCCTATGTGAAGCGATGGATATGGCGGCGGCTATGATTGCTGATTTGGCTGGCGGTCAAGTCCTGTCCGGTATCGTGTCTGAAGGGACGGTAGACACTTCTGATGTACCTGTCACAGCAACCATTGAGTATGTTAACCGTTCGCTCGGTACCAACCTTGACTACACCCAAATAGCCGATATTTTCCGTCGTTTGGGTATGGAAATAACTGGCGATGCAAGTCAGTTTACAGTAGCAGTACCATGTCGCCGTTGGGACATCCGCATTCCAGCAGACTTGGTAGAGGAAATCGCTCGCATTTACGGATATGATAATCTTCCGACCACTCTTCCAAAAGAGGATGGAACAGCAGGCGAGCTGACTCTGACCCAGCAAATTCGTCGCCAGGTTCGACACTTGGCAGAAGGTGCAGGTTTGACGGAAATCATCTCCTACGCCCTTACAACACCTGAAAAATCAGTAGAATTTGCGGCCCATCCAACCACTGTAACCGAACTTATGTGGCCAATGACTGTTGATCGTTCTGCCCTTCGTCAGAATATGGTATCCGGCATGTTAGAGACAGTTGCCTATAACGTTGCCCGTAAAAATAAAAACCTAGCCCTCTACGAGATTGGAAAAATCTTTGAACAATCTGGCAATCCAAAAGAAGATTTGCCGCAAGAAATCAACAAGTTTGCTCTTGTTTTGACAGGCTTGGTTGCAGAAAAAGATTTTCAGACACCAGCGGTAGCTGTTGACTTCTTCCATGCTAAAGGGATATTGGAAGCCATCTTCGGTCATTACAAACTGGCTGTCGATTTTGTGGCGACAAGTGAGATTTCCGCTCTACACCCAGGTCGTACAGCGGCAATCCATTTGAATGGGACTGCTATCGGCTTTGTTGGTCAGGTACATCCTCAAACAGCTAAGGACTACGGTATTCCAGAGACCTATGTGGCTGAAATCAATCTTGATGCGATTGAGGCGGCTCTACAGCCTGCTCAGCCATTTGTCGAAATCTCTAAATTCCCATCTGTTAGCCGTGATATTGCCCTTCTTTTGAAGAGTGACGTTACCCATCAGGATGTTTTGGATGCTATTACAGCAGCCGGTGTGAAGCGCTTGACAAAGGTAAGTCTTTTTGATGTTTATGCCGGTAGCAATATTGAGGTTGGCAAGAAATCAATGGCTTATAATCTGACCTTCCAAAATCCTGCGGATAGCTTGACAGATGAAGAAGTAGCCAAGTATATGGAAAAAATCAGTAAGAGCTTGGAAGCTCTCGGTGCTGAAATCCGCTAATAGCTCCTTATGCCCCATTGAGGCCTTGATAAGATTTGAAAATCCTAGTTTACGGACTAGGATTTTTTTTGGAGGAATGGACAGTCGCATAGAGCAGATTGGAAATATGAAACACGGATTGCTGTGATTTACTTCCAATGCTACGTTGAGATGGTGATACGAACTTTAAAAAGTGAGGCTGGGAAAATACTAATAAAATCACAAAAAGACTCGAAGGTTAGTTTACATAAATCTTCAAGTCTTTTGTACTATCGCTGGTTGTCCATTTTTGACTAAAAATGGAGTTCTTGTCTATCTTATAAAATAAACGGTTCAATCGTCAAGTTAACAGTGTCACCGTATTTAGCCACAAGATCTGCTGCTAGAGGGTGATAAAGTTCCCGTAGGTGTTCAATTTTGTCAGGAAATTGCTTGCCGATATAATCAAATTTACATTCGATAGTATGAAAAAGCTGATGGAACAGCTCATTTATACTATGTAATCGAGCAATCATCTCTTCATCTTCCTTGAGAAAATCTGGAATATCTGTGCGATTATCGACAAAACCATCAATCAGTTTTACGGGAAAAGATCCGTATTCGAGGACAAATTCATACATGGGTTTCTCCTTGTCTATTTTTATGTCTATACAAGATAGCTGTGTTGGTGATTAGAGGAATTCATATTCTAAAATCAAGATGTTTGACTATTCTTCGTAGAAATCCACACTGTATTCGAGCAGTTTATCACCATCATAGCGGAAACAGGCAGAGAAAAACGGACGATTCTCCAGCAACCATTCTTGAAAATGCCGATCTCCCTCCCAAGTCGGCTTGGATAAGACCTGGTCGTAGGGCACCCATTCCAAATCTCCTTCGCTACATTCAATTAAGTTCCCTTCAAAACCGGTAATCTTAAAAACATAGGTGTACCAGTCGCAATTTGGCGTAAAATCTGGAAAGGTGATAATCCCTTTTAGTGCATGCTGGGTGACGGTGAGACCTGTCTCCTCGAAAACTTCACGAATAGCACATGCTTGCGGTGTTTCACCGGCCTCTAGCTTGCCACCTACCCCGATCCATTTTCCTTGGTGGACATCATTTTCTTTCTTATTGCGATGAAGTAAGAGGAACTCCCTGCCATTATCAATGTAACAAATAGTTGCTAGTTGGACTGGTTTCTTTGTCATGTCTTCTCCTTGTGGTCAATTAGCTTTATTATACCACAACTAGGGGAGAAAAAAGGAAGTTCTGGGTTCAACAATCTGTCCAGGGACAGTTTTGCTTTCCGAAAGACAAGAAGGCTTTTCCTGAAAACAATTTTAAGGTATAATGAAACAATCAAACCATTTAGGATGTCTTATGTCAAAACAAGAACAAATTGAACAAACTATCTATCAATTACTGGAATTACTAGGAGAAGATCCCAAGCGTGAAGGTTTATTAGATACACCAAAACGTGTCGCAAAAATGTATCTCGAAATGTTTAGCGGTTTACAGGAAGATCCAAAAGATCAATTTACGGCCGTCTTTTCCGAAGGGCATGAGGAAGTCGTTTTAGTCAAGGATATTCCTTTCCACTCTATGTGCGAACACCATCTGGTCCCCTTTTATGGTATCGCTCATGTTGCCTATATTCCAAGCAAAGGACGGGTAACAGGCCTAAGCAAACTGGCACGGGCGGTAGAAGTGGCCAGTCGCCGTCCACAGTTACAAGAACGTTTGACCTATCAAGTCGCTCACGCTCTACAAGATGCTCTTAATCCAGAAGGAGTTTTTGTTATGGTAGAAGCCGAACATATGTGTATGAGTATGCGTGGTATTCGTAAGCCGGGTAGCAAGACAGTGACAACTGTAGCTCTAGGTAAATACAAGGAGGATGCTATTTTGCGCCGTGAACTTTTATCCATGATTCATAACAAATAGGAGGAAATATGTCACTCGAACGATTAGCTAAACAAGTATCTATAATGGGAATCCTCAATGTAACACCAGATTCCTTTTCAGATGGTGGAAGTTATAATGAAATTGAAACTGCTCTAGCCCAAGCAGGGCGATTATTAGCAGCAGGTGCAAAGGTGATTGATGTCGGTGGCGAATCAACTCGTCCAGGTGCTACATTTGTTACAGAAGAAGAAGAGATTGCCCGTGTAGTTCCAATCATTCGTGCGCTCAAGGAAAAATATGACTGCCTGATTAGTATTGATACCTATAAAACAGGAACCGCTCGAGCAGCTCTAGAGGCTGGGGCGGATATTCTCAATGATGTTTGGGCAGGTCTCTATGATGGGAAGATGCTCGCCTTGGCTGCTGAGTATCAGGTCCCCATCATTCTCATGCACAATCAAAAAGAGGAAAGCTATCAAGACATCGTTAGCGAGGTGAGGGATTTTCTCATTCAACGTGCTCAAGCAGCCTTGGCTGCTGGAGTAGCGCCAGATAAGATTTGGCTAGACCCAGGCTTTGGTTTTTCAAAAAATGTCCAGCATAACCTTGACCTGCTGCAAGGCTTGGATCAGTTGACAAATTTGGGCTATCCAGTTCTCTTTGGAATTTCCCGTAAGCGAGTTGTCGATCACTTGCTTGGTGGCAATACACTTTCTACAGATCGAGACCAAGCCACAGCGGCCCTATCAGCCTGGGCAATCATGAAAGGTTGTAAAATGGTTCGTGTCCACAACGTGGAAGCCAATAACGACCTAGTAAAAGTTTGGGACCAACTGATTTCAGGAGGAGAGAATGGATAAAATTTCGCTCAACAAGTGTCGTTTTTATGGCTATCATGGAGCCCTTAAAGAAGAACAAGTTCTCGGTCAGGTTTTCACGATAGACTGTGACCTATTTGTTGATTTGACAGCAGCTTCCCAATCAGACCAGCTAGAAGATACAGTCCATTATGGCTTGGTGTTTGAGACCATAAAAGATATTGTAGAGGGCAAGCCCTATGTTCTCATCGAAAAAGTAGCAGGTGTGATTTGTCAGGAAATTTTTGCTCGCTTTCCAAAGGTGGAGAAAATTCGTCTGGCGATCTACAAGGAAAACCCTCCTATCGCAGGGCATTATGATTCAGTCGGTATCGAGTTGGAGCGCAAACGCCCATGAAACATCTAGCCTATCTCAGTATCGGAGGAAATATGGGAGACCGCCTAGCCTATCTACAGGCAGCCTTAGAAAAATTAGACAATCATAAGGACTGTCAGCTAGGACTCGTTTCCTCCATCTATGAAACCCCAGCTTGGGGAAAAACAGATCAAGCAGATTTTCTCAACCTCGCCTGTCAGGTTTATACAGACCTATCTGCCCAAGATTTTTTAGCTTTCTGTCAAAAAATTGAACAGGATTTACACCGAGTTCGACTTGAAAAATGGGGGGAACGAACCATTGACCTCGATATTATTTTTTGGGATCAAGAAAGGATTGCAGAGGAACATTTAGTTGTCCCTCACCCCTACGCTCAGGAGCGAGCCTTTGTTCTTATCCCTCTCGCAGAGATTGCAGCTACCTATTGCCATCCAGTATTTGGAAAGACGGTTGCAGATTTATTAGCAGAACTTGGAGAACAAAAAGACATTAGAATATTTAGTAAACCTCCCTTTGAATAAAATACCATCATCAGAGGGAAATAGAGATGTATGAAGGAGAACCATGACACTTTTAGCACTTTTAGGAGTTTTATTGGCGATTGTTGCCATTATCTACTGGACATCAAAGAACTTGCATGTCATCATTGCAGCCCCCTTGGCTAGTTGCATCATCATCTTGACCAATCAGATGAATATTCTTGAGATGATGCTAGGAAAAGAGCAATCTTACATGACCGGTTTGGCTAGTTTCCTCATCAACAATTTTGCCATTTTCATGCTAGGCTCTATCCTCGCTCGTTATATGGAAGCAAGCGGAGCAACTCAGACCATTGCCGATAGCATTTTGAAAATGATGGGAAAAGACAGTCCTTACAAGGGCTTACTAGCCATCACTCTTATAGCCTCTATTTTGACCTATGGAGGCGTAAGTATTTTTGTAGTGATTTTTACCCTCCTTCCTCTATCGCGTCCTCTCTTTAGGGAGTTAAATATTAACTGGGCCCTCTTTCCACTCCCTGTCTTTCTGGGAGCAGGAACCTACACCATGACAACCTTACCGGGAGCACCATCTATCCAAAACGTTATTCCAACAAAAGCCCTAGGAACTAATTTGGCCGCAGCTCCAGTCATCAGCCTAGCTGCCAGTCTGACCTTGTTTGTTTTCGGCTTGCTTTATATGGCCTATTGTCTCAAAAAGAGTTTAGCAAATGGTGAAAGCTATACGGAAGAAGAGGAGGAGATGACAATAACCACGCCTGCTAAGGCACCAAATCTTTTCTTGTCTATTCTCCCTCTGATCAGCTTGATTGGAACCATCTTTCTTTTGAGCAAGTTACCTAATGTTTTAGCAGTCGGCTTACTAGTATCTATTATGCTAGCTGCTCTCATTTTCCGCCCTTATTTGCTGAATCAAAAAGAGATTTTAAACTCTGGCGCGACTGCCTCTATCATTCCTGCTTTTGCAACTTCCAGCACAGTAGCATTTGGTACCGTCTTGACATTATCAACTGGCTTTACCATTATCCAAGAGTGGATACAACAAATTCCAGGCTCCCCGCTTCTCAGTCTATCTATTTCAACAGCACTTGTTAGTGGGATTATCGGCTCTTCATCTGGTGCTGTAGGTATTGCAACCAATAATTTTCTTCCAACTTATCTGGAAATGGGGATTCATCCCGAATTGCTACACCGTGTCATCGTTGTTGCCTCAGCTATCTTGACAGTCGTACCACAGTCCGGTGTCATGATTACTTTCCACAATCTATCTAAGTTGAGCATGAAACGTGGTTTGAAGTATTCCTTTATCCTAGTGACAGTTGGGCATCTCCTAGCCTTACTAGTTATTCTGCTATTAGCATCTTTTATCTATAAAACTTAAACCAGTAGCTCCTCACAGGTGAGTGAGCAAACATGTGCCTCACTTTCACGACCCCATCTAGCCCACCTTGTCATCCGTTTGCTCTCTCATAAATTTTAAAATTTATTGTATCGAGTGGCTTGCTTCATGCTATAATAGTTGTATCAGTTTTTTTCAAAGGAGCATGACATGTCGAACTTAAAAGAACAGGTCGGAATCAAGGCCGCTGAATTTGTAGCTGATGGTATGATTGTGGGGTTGGGAACCGGCTCGACGGCTTACTATTTTGTGCAGGAGATTGGCCGGCGGGTGCAGGAGGAGGGACTTCAAATTACAGGTGTAACGACGTCGCATGCCACTGCCGAACACGCAGCATCCCTTGGGATTCCCCTAAAAAATATCGACGAAGTTGAGTATGTAGACTTGACTGTGGATGGTGCAGACGAAGTTGACGGATCTTTTAATGGTATCAAGGGTGGCGGCGCAGCTCTCCTTATGGAGAAAGTCGTTGCAGTCAATAGCAAGGACTGTATCTGGATTGTTGATGAGACGAAGATGGTAGAAACTTTGGGAGCCTTCAAGTTACCAGTAGAAGTCGTTCAGTATGGTTCGGAGAATCTTTTCCGCCATTTTACCGCCAAAGGCTACCGACCAAGTTTCCGCATGCATGACGGTAAGAAACATGTGACAGATATGCAAAACTTCATCATCGACCTCGACTTACACCGAATTGAAGACACCTATGCTCTAGCAGAAGAATTAGACCGGACCGTAGGTGTCGTAGAGCATGGACTTTTCATTGGTCTTATCTCCAAAGTCATTGTAGGCACACCAGATGGACCACAAATTATCGAAAAAAAATAAAGTGAAAACGCTTCTCATTTTGATACCAATGAGAAGCTTTTTTGTGGTATAATGAAAATACGAACGTTTAGATTCTTGGAAAATCCAGTCCACATCTCGCTGGCTTAATTTGAAGCGTCATCTACCCTGATAAGCCTCCCTAGCTTGCAGTTGCAATGATGTTTCATCTGTGTCCACAGGCTTTGTTGACTGTGATTTTCTTTGACTCTAATTATTCAAAAAAAGGAGACGATTATGCCTAAATTTAAACGTGTTCACTTGGTTGTCATGGACTCTGTCGGCATCGGTGCAGCACCAGATGCAGACAAATTCTTCAACGCAGGTGTAGCAGATACCGAATCAGATACTCTCGGTCACATCTCTGACAAGGCTGGACTTGAAGTGCCAAATATGGTTAAGATTGGTCTTGGAAATATTCCACGTGATACCCCCCTTGCAACGGTACCGATGGAAGAGAACCCTACAGGTTATGTGACAAAACTAGAAGAGGTCTCGCGCGGTAAGGATACCATGACAGGACACTGGGAAATTATGGGTCTCAATATCACTGAGCCATTTGATACCTTCTGGGACGGCTTCCCAGAAGAGATTTTAACAAAAATAGAGGAATTCTCAGGACGTAAAATCATCCGCGAGGCCAATAAGCCGTACTCAGGGACTGCTGTTATTGATGACTTTGGTCCTCGCCAAATGGAAACAGGCGAGCTAATCGTTTATACATCCGCAGACCCTGTTCTTCAGATTGCAGCTCATGAGGAAGTTATTCCACTTGACGAGCTTTACCGCATCTGTGAATATGCCCGTTCGATTACCCTTGAACGTCCAGCTCTTCTCGGTCGTATCATTGCTCGTCCTTATGTCGGTGAGCCGGGCAATTTCTCACGGACTGCTAACCGTCATGACTATGCAGTATCACCATTTGAAGCGACAGTTCTCAACAAGCTGGCAGAAGCTGGTGTATCGACTTACTCTGTCGGTAAGATCAATGACATTTTCAACGGATCAGGCATTACAAATGACATGGGACATACCAAGTCAAATATGCATGGGGTGGATGTTTTGATAGATACGCTCAAGTTACCAGCATTTGAGGAAGGCTTCTCCTTCACAAACTTGGTTGACTTTGATGCTGTTTATGGCCACCGTCGCAATATCGAAGGGTACCGTGATTGCCTGCAAGAATTTGACGCACGTATCCCAGAAATCATCGACAACATGCGCGAAGATGACCTACTCCTGATTACGGCAGACCATGGGAATGATCCATCTTATGCAGGCACCGACCACACTCGTGAGTATGTGCCGCTCTTGGCTTACAGCCCAAGCTTTACAGGTAGCGGTGTTATCCCAGTCGGTAACTTTGCTGACATCTCGGCAACCGTTGCCGAAAACTTCGGTGTCGAAACTGCCATGATTGGACAAAGCTTCTTGGATAAATTGGTATAATCATAAGCAGATGGTTGAAAGGAATTGTCATGCTTGAACAGGTTGAACGCTTGATTGATGAACTCAACAAGATTGATAGGCAGTTTTTCGTAGATTACTTTGAAACTGGTAAAGTCAAAAAAATCAACCTCAAACATACCTTTGCCAAGGTGCCGACTGAGCCTATCCTGCTTTATCGCTTCAATCTGCACGAATCAATCAATGATTACCTGATGAAATCTGACATCAAGGACATCAGCTTTTACTATCGTGTAAAGACAGCGGAGTCCATTCTGGATAAAATCGAGCGTTTTAAAGAGCGGTCGGAAGGTTATCCGATCCATTCGATTTTGAATGACATCTTTGGTGCTCGGATGATTCTGACCTCCGCTCAGTTGGAGCAGGTCATGGAAAGTTTAGATGATTGGCAGGAAAAATTTGGTTTGAAAAACTGGTATCTGCGAGATAAGGATGAGTACACAGGCATTCATATCTATTTCAAAAATAAGAGCAATTTCTACTATCCTTGGGAATTGCAACTGTGGGACGAAAAGGACTTAGATCGCAATATCGCCAGTCATCGCAAGTATAAACGAGATTTCGTAAAATAAAGGAGAATGTATGTCACTAATCGAAAAAATTTATGAAACAAAAGCTTTTTTGGAAGAAAAAGGCTTGGTAAAGCCAGAATTTGGCTTGATTTTAGGTTCAGGTCTAGGTGAGTTGGCTCAGGAGGTAGAAAATGCGATAGTCATTGATTACGCAGATATTCCAAACTGGGGCAAGTCAACCGTTGTAGGGCACGCTGGCAAGCTAGTGTACGGTGATTTGGCTGGCCGCAAAGTCTTAGCCCTGCAAGGTCGCTTCCATTTCTACGAAGGAAATCCGATGGAAGTTGTCACCTTCCCAGTGCGTGTCATGAAAGCTCTTGGCTGCCAAGGCGTGATTGTTACAAATGCGGCAGGTGGAATCGGCTATGGCCCAGGTACCCTGATGGCGATTACAGACCATATCAACCTAACAGGTCAAAATCCATTGATTGGTGAAAACTTGGAAGAATTTGGACCACGTTTCCCAGATATGTCCAATGCCTACACCAAAGAATACCGAGAAAAAGCACATGCAGTTGCTGAAAAGTTAGGTATCAAGCTAGATAACGGTGTTTACCTTGGCGTTACAGGACCAACCTATGAAACACCTGCTGAAATTTTAGCCTTTAAGACCATGGGTGCTCATGCAGTCGGAATGTCAACGGTACCAGAAGTTATCGTAGCTGCTCACTCAGGCTTGAAAGTCTTGGGAATCTCTGCAATCACCAACTTTGCGGCTGGATTCCAATCAGAACTCAACCACGAAGAAGTAGTAGAGGTCACAGAACAAATCAAGGGTGATTTCAAGGGCTTGGTTAAGGCCATCTTGGCTGAATTATAATAGTTTGTAAACGTTAGTATCGTTTGTATGAGGAGGACTAGCATGAATAAACGCTATTCAAAGCAGTTATTACTTCTCTGTTTGATAACCGGAGTCTTACTATTTGTCTTGTTTGCGAAATGGGCTCTAATTGGAAATAATGCATTGAAGTTTTTAGTACTTTATTCCATTTTTTCAGTAGGCTGTTTCTGTCTCAATCTAAATAAGAAAAAAATAATATAAAGCGTGGTATCGTAAGATATACCGCTTAAATCAAAAAACTAGAAAGGCAGGGCAATCGAGTTCCTTAGAATTGAACTCGGGCTAGAGGCTGTGCAAAAAAGATAAGCCCTCCCAGACGTTTGCGTCTACAGTCGGTTTCCTATTTTTGCTTTGCCTCTTTCACGCCCTCGTATCTTAATTATGTCAATCCATATTGCTGCTAAACCAGGTGAAATTGCTGATAAAATCTTGCTTCCAGGAGATCCGCTTCGTGCTAAGTTTATCGCTGAAAACTTCCTTGAAGATGCTGTTTGTTTCAATGAAGTCCGCAACATGTTCGGCTACACTGGTACTTATAAAGGCCACCGTGTTTCCGTCATGGGAACAGGGATGGGCATGCCATCAATCTCTATCTATGCGCGTGAGTTGATTGTAGATTATGGAGTGAAAAAGCTGATTCGTGTCGGAACAGCCGGCTCTATCAATCCAGATGTACATGTCCGTGAGCTGGTTCTTGCTCAAGCTGCGGCAACCAATTCCAATATTATCCGGAACGATTGGCCGGAATTTGACTTCCCACAAATTGCTGACTTTGAACTACTGGATAAGGCCTACCACATCTCGAAAAAACTAGGTATGACAACGCATGTCGGTAATGTTCTTTCTTCGGATGTTTTCTACTCAAATATGGCAGATCGCAATATTGCCCTTGGTAAATTGGGTGTCCATGCTATTGAGATGGAAGCAGCAGCCCTGTACTACTTGGCAGCCCAGCATGATGTGCAAGCTCTAGCTATCATGACAATTTCAGATAGCTTGGTGAATCCAGAAGAAGATACGACAGCCGAAGAGCGCCAAAATACTTTCACAGATATGATGAAGGTTGGTTTGGAAACACTGATTGCGGAGTAATGTAAATCACTCTAAACTATAAAATTTTTGCAAAAAATTTAAGGCAAACTAATTTCTATTTATATGGAAATTGGCTTGTCTTTTTTTCGTAAATACGGTATAATAAAATAAGAAAGCGTTTACAAAAAAGAGGAGAAACCTTTCTGAATGATTACGTTACTATATTTAGGAGAAACACCATGATCAATTTACAACATTTTGTCCAGTCTATGTATGCCAAACGTATCGAAGATTGCACTGATCAAGAACTCTATTATGCCCTGCTCGCCTTTACCAAACAACAAAGCGAAGCCAAGTATACAAACGATCAGAAGAAAAAAGTTTACTATATCTCTGCCGAGTTTTTAATTGGCAAACTCTTATCCAATAACCTTATCAATCTAGGCCTTTATGATGAGGTAAAAAGCCAGTTGGTAGCTGCCGGCAAGGACTTGCTCGCCATCGAAGAAATGGAGATGGAACCATCCCTTGGGAATGGTGGCCTAGGTCGCCTAGCAGCCTGCTTTCTTGACTCCATCGCAAGCCTTGGTTTGAATGGCGATGGTATCGGACTTAACTACCACTTTGGTCTGTTTCGCCAGCTGTTCCAATACCATCAACAGTCAGCAGTACCAAATGAGTGGCTGACACCACGTTCATGGCTGACAGAGTCTCCGATTTCTTATCAGATTCCCTTTGCTCATTTTACACTAACATCCAAGTTGTACGACATTGACGTACCAGGATACAAGACAGACCGCAAGAATC from Streptococcus ruminantium includes:
- the deoD gene encoding purine-nucleoside phosphorylase, whose translation is MSIHIAAKPGEIADKILLPGDPLRAKFIAENFLEDAVCFNEVRNMFGYTGTYKGHRVSVMGTGMGMPSISIYARELIVDYGVKKLIRVGTAGSINPDVHVRELVLAQAAATNSNIIRNDWPEFDFPQIADFELLDKAYHISKKLGMTTHVGNVLSSDVFYSNMADRNIALGKLGVHAIEMEAAALYYLAAQHDVQALAIMTISDSLVNPEEDTTAEERQNTFTDMMKVGLETLIAE